AATAGGGTTCTGGCCCATGCCGAGATAGTCGTTGGAGCACCAGACAGTCACCTCCTCGGTGCCGTTCTCGGTGTAGCGGGTCGCGCGCGGAAAATTGCCGCGCTGGCGTTCCAAATCAGCGAAGACGCGGTACCGGCCTTCCTCGTGAAGCCCCGCGAGCTGATCCTTGAAAAACGCCTCGAAATCCATGCTTAAACTCCAGTCTACGAAACTCTTTTGTGTCTCTCGGGCGCCGGGGTCAAGCCCGGTATTGTAAATTCATTCTAAACTGCGACAAATGGCGCGAATATTAGAACAGCCACACATAGATACTAGCGGATTGCGCCAAGGCAAACTTGATCTGCGTCAAACTCGGTAAAAAAGGGCGGCCGAAGCCGCCCTTTTTCAGTCCTCCTGAAACGGAAGCGTCGTCAGGAGGACTGGACTGCGCGTTTGGCCATTACCCGGACGAGATTTGCACGGTATTCCGCGGTGCAATGAAGATCCGACATCAGCTCCGACGAATCGATGTCCACGGCAGCGGCGGCATCCGGCGACCAGTTGGCCGAAAGCGCCGCTTCGAGACCCGCATGGCGGAAGACACCGGTGGAGCCGGCACCGGTGACAGCGACACGGACGCCACCGGGCCCCTTCGAGACGAAGACGCCGGTCATCGCGTAACGCGAAGCCGGATTGGCGAACTTGGCATAACCAGCCCTCTCCGGCGCATCGAAGCGGACGGCCGTGATGATCTCGTCCTCGGCCAATGCCGTTTCGAACAGGCTGACGAAGAAGTCGTCGGCCGCGATTTCGCGACGGCTGGTCACGACCGTTGCACCAAGGCCGAGCACGGCCGACGGATAATCCGCCGCCGGATCGTCATTGGCAACCGAGCCGCCGATCGTGCCCAGATGGCGCACATGTGGATCCCCGATCATCGCGGCAAGGTTCGAGATCGCCGGACAGACCGCGCGGATTTCCGCTGAAGAGGCGACCTCCGCATGGGTGACGGCAGCCCCGATCGTGACGCGCCGCCCCTCGACCTTGATCCCCTTGAGGGTCTCGATATGCCTGAGGTCAACGAGGTCCGACGGCTGGGCGAGGCGCTGCTTCAGCGCAGCGATCAGGGTCTGGCCGCCGGCGATGAATTTGCCGTCCTCGGCACCGGACAGAAGCCTGCCGGCATCCTCGACCGTCGAGGCCCGATGGTAGCTGGTGGAATAGAGGTGCATGGTCCTAGTCCTCCCTTATTCGGCGGCCTGGCGGGTCGCATTGGCCTGGAGCGCACTCCAGACGGCAAGCGGCGTCGCCGGCATATTGAGGTTGTTGTTGCCAATCGCGTCCGTGATCGCGTTGATCAGCGCCGGTGGAGAACCGATCGCACCCGCTTCGCCACAGCCCTTGATGCCGAGCGGATTGCCCGGACATGGGGTATTCTGATGCGAGACATTGAAGGACGGCAGGTCGTCCGCGCGCGGCATGGCATAATCCATGTAACTCGCCGTCAGCAGCTGGCCCGTCTGCGGATCGTAATGCACGGCCTCCAGCAGTGCCTGGCCGATGCCCTGCGCGATCCCGCCATGCACCTGACCCTCGACGATCATCGGATTGATGATATTGCCGAAGTCGTCGGCTGCGACGAACTGGATAATCTCGGTCTTGCCCGTTTCGGGATCGACCTCAACTTCCGCGATGTAGCAGCCGGCCGGGAAGGTGAAGTTGGACGGGTCGTAGAAGGCACCTTCCTTCAGACCCGGCTCCATGCCGGACGGCAGATTATGCGCGGTATAGGCCGCAAGCGCCACCTGGAACCAGGGAAGCGTCTTGTCGGTCCCGGCGACCTTGAGCTCGCCATTTTCGATGACGATGTCGCTCTCGTCCGCCTCCATCAGATGGGCCGCGATCTTCTTGGCCTTCGCCTCGACCTTGTCGAGCGCCTTGACGATGGCCGACATTCCGACGGCGCCGGAGCGCGAGCCATAGGTACCCATGCCCATCTGCACCTTGTCGGTGTCGCCATGCACGATCGAGACATTGTCGATCGGCAGGCCGAAACGTTCCGTAACAAGCTGGGCAAATGTGGTCTCATGGCCCTGGCCATGGCTATGCGAGCCGGTCAGGACTTCGACGGTACCGACCGCATTGACGCGGACCTCGGCCGATTCCCACAGGCCTACACCTGCGCCGAGCGAGCCGACCGCAGCCGAAGGCGCAATGCCGCAGGCCTCGATATAGCAGCTCATGCCGATGCCGCGCAGCTTGCCGCGCCGGGCAGCTTCCGCCTTTCGGCCCGCAAACCCGTTCCAGTCGGCAGCACCCATGGCAGCGTCGAGCGAGGCGTCGTAATCGCCGGCGTCGTAACACATGATGACGGGCGTCTGGTACGGGAAGGTCCGGACGAAGTTCTGCCGGCGGAGGTCTGCCGGAGAGACGCCCAGTTCGCGTGCCGCCGTCTCGACGGTGCGCTCCAGAAGATAGGTCGCTTCGGGCCGTCCGGCGCCACGATAGGCGTCGACTGGCACGGTATTGGTGTAGACGGTGCGGACATTGGCGTGGATCGCCGGGATCGCATACTGGCCCGAGAGCAGCGTGGCATAGAGATAGGTCGGGACCGAGGACGAGAAGAGCGACATATAGGCGCCGAGATTGGCGACCGTATCGACTTTCAGCCCGATGATGTTGTTGTCCTTGTCGAAGGCCATTTTTACCTTCGAAACATGATCGCGGCCATGCGCATCGGTGAGAAAGGCCTCGGTGCGGTCCGACGTCCATTTGACCGGTACGCCTGTTTTCTTCGAGGCCCAGAGACAGACGATCTCTTCCGGATAAATGTAGATCTTCGAGCCGAAGCCACCGCCAACGTCGGGCGCGATGACGCGCAGCTTGTTTTCCGGCGCGACATTGTAGAAGGCGCTCATGACAAGGCGCGCGACATGCGGGTTCTGCGAGGTGGTGTAGCAGGTATAATGGTCTTCCGCGGTGTCATAGATGCCAAGTGTCGCGCGCGGCTCCATCGGGTTCGGCGAGAGCCGGTTGTTGAGGATCTCGATTTCGGTGACGTGCGCGGCACGGGCGATCGCGGCGTCCGCCAATGCGCTGTCGCCGATCTCCCAGTCGAAGATCAGGTTGCCGGGGGCTTCCGGATGGATTTGTGGTGCGCCTGATTTAAGCGCATCGATGGCGCCGGTGACGACGGGAAGCTCCTCGTATTCGACCATGACGGCTTCGGAGGCGTCGCGTGCCTCGCCAAAGCTGTCGGCGACGACGATGGCGACGGCATCGCCGACATAACGCACGATGTCATGCGCCAAGGGCCGCCAGGCCCCCATCTTCATCGGCGAGCCATCCTTGGAATGCACCATCCAGCCGCAGATCAGGTTGCCGATGCCATCGGCCAGCAGCTGCTTGCCGTCGAGAACGTCGATGACGCCCGGCATGGCCTTCGCGGCAGAGACATCGATCGACTTGATCCGGGCATGCGCATAGGGCGAACGGACGAAATAGGCATATTTCATGCCGGGGACGACCATGTCGTCGGTATACCGGCCCTTGCCGGTCAGAAAACGCTTGTCTTCCTTGCGCGCCACGCGTGCGCCGATTCCTTCAACACCCATTGTCTTCTCCTCCAGAGAAACAGGAATTAGGTCTAAAGCACCAGGCAGTAGCGTTTGGACTTGCAGCGTCATGACATTGGACGCGACCAAATTTCCGTGCCGGAAGGCAACACTGACAGAGCGTTCCTAGTGGCTATGGGCTAATGCCTACGTACACTCATCGCCTCACTCGGCGGCCTGACGGCCGGCTGTCATCGCTTCATTGGCCGAAAGCACGGCCTTGACGATGTTATGATAGCCCGTGCAGCGACAGATATTGCCCTCGAGCTCTTGGCGGACGGTGGCCTCGTCGAGCGCACCGTTGTGACGACAGATCATGTCGAGCGCTGTCATCACCATGCCCGGCGTACAGAAGCCGCATTGCAGACCGTGATGTTCCTTGAAGGCCGCCTGAACCGGATGCAGCTCACCACCGGAAGAGATGCCCTCGATCGTCGTGATCGAGGATCCCGAGGCCTGGACGGCCAGGATCGAACAGCTCTTGATCGATTTGCCGTCCATGTGAACGACACAGGTTCCGCATTGGGTGGTATCGCAGCCCACATGCGTTCCCGTGAGACCAAGCTTGTCGCGAATGAAATGCACGAGCAGGGTGCGATCCTCGCACTCTCCGCTCACTGTCCGGCCATTCACCGTCAGTGTCACTTTAGCCATGTTTTTCCTCCTCGTGTCTCTCCCGGACACGGGGGCATGGTGTGAGTTTTGTGTGACATGTGCAACCGTCTAGAAGGTCGCAATCGAAAATTATGTGTACCGCATTGCAGCATCAAACCGCCTGTAAATCCTGGGTTCATCTTCAATGCCTCATGCAATAAAACCACCCGCGAGGGTGTGAGCCTCGACCATGGACTTTCCCTTGGCCGAGGCTATGCTCATGGAAGCCTGAAGCCGCCCAGGGACAGAGCTCTAGCGGTTTGGCATGCTGTCAAAAACAAGACCGGCTCGCCCGGACGCGTGGAACTTGGAGAGATGAAGATGAAAAAAGCTCTTGTGCTGATGCTTGTCGGCCTTTCGGTCGCAGGCTGCACCCAGACAGAACGCGGCGCAGGTATCGGCGCCGCCTCCGGCGCGATCATCGGTGGCATAGCCACAGGCAACGTCCGCGGCGCAGCAGTCGGTGCCGCTATCGGCGGCGTTGCGGGCGCCGTGATCGGCCGCGTGTCGGAACAGCCTGGTCAGTGCTACTACCGCGACCGCTACGGCAACCGCTACATCGACGCTTGCCCGCGTAGCTACTGATCTCGGCTTGATCAGACCTGTGAGAACTAAGGCGGGGCTGCAACACTCCCCGTCTTTTTACGTAAACAAGCAAAAAAATGTATGCGTTTTCACGCAAATACGCCTAAGTTGTCGACTGGGCGGGGAGTGCATGAGAGATCGCGACGAAAGCGAAATGCCAAGACCGAGTGGGGGTATGGGGTATATTGCCGAAGTTTAGTCATGCGTTCCGGCTCGGACTTGCCCTGACCGTCGCAATCACATCGTCCATCGGGATCACCGCACAGGCCCAGGCCTTCGAGATATTCGGCATTCGCCTTTTCGGCGAAGCCGAAGTCGATCGCGACATTATCGATCCCGTTGATTATGCCATCACGCTTGATACAGGTGATGCCGACCGCGCGCTCAGGAAGTCGCTGGAGCGCACCTCTCTCCTGGTGGCCGACGAGGAGCAACCCGTTTCCGGCGATCTCGGCCTCGTCATCAAGGCACGCGACGACCGCGACCGGCTGATTGCCACACTCTACGAAAACGCGCTCTATGGCGGCGTCGTCACCGTTACGATCGACGGCAGGGACATCGACAGCCTGCCGCCCAATCCCACATTCGACCGTTCGCGTCCCGTACCTGTCTCGATTGCGATCCAGCCGGGGCAACCGTTTACGCTGGGCGAGGTGAAGCTGGAGGGTGATGCCGCCCGTCTCGACCCCGCCGAGTTCGATCTCGTGCGCGGGCAGAAGGCCGGATCGCTGACGATTCTGAAGGCGGCTGACGCAATCGCGTTGCAACTGAAGGAAGAGGGACGCCCTCTGACGGAAGTGACGCGTCGCGACGTGATTGCCGACCACAAGACGCAGACGGTCGACCTGACGATCGCGGTCGAGGCAGGCCCGGTCGCCCCTCTTGGCGCAGTCACCGTCAAGGGTGCGCGCGCCGTGGATTCGAACTTCATCGCATATTATTCGCGCCTGAGGCCCGGCCAGACCTACTCCCCCGAACAACTGCGCAAGGCCGGAGAAAGACTACGCACGCTTGGCGTTTTCTCTTCGGTCACAGTCAACGAAGCTGAGGGGCTCGAAGCGGACGGATCGCTCCCGGTGGGCATCGTCGTCTCGGAGGGCAAGCACCGCTATTTCGGCATCGGTGCCAGCTACTCATCGGTCGATGGCGGCGGCATCGAGGGCTATTGGGGTCACCGCAATCTTTTCGGTCAGGCGGAATCGATCAGGATAGAAGGGGCGGTGCGCGGGCTCGGCGAACTCGAGAACATCTCCGATGTCTCTTCGCTCGATTACACGGCCGGCATCACCTTCATCAAGCCAGGCGCCTTTGTTCCCTCCGGAACGCTCGAGGCCAGCATCAAGGGCAGCACGCTGGAGACCGACTATTACGATGCAGCCACAATTACGGGCAAGGTGTCCTATGCCTACGAACTGACCGATGTCGATACCGTCAGCGCCGGCGTTTCACTGGCCTATGACAGCATCGACGACGCCTTTGGCGACGGCAACGAATACCTGACCTTCGGCGTGCCGATCGGCTATGTCAGAGACACCCGCGACAACCGGCTGAATGCGACCGAGGGCTATTACGGCACGGCGACGCTGACACCGAGCTACGATTTCTTCGGCCAGACCTTCTTCACGTCGTTCGAAGGCTCGATCTCTGCCTATCTCGGCTTCGGGGAAGAGGATCGGTTCGTGCTCGCCGGCCGCCTGAGCGGCGGCACCCTGGTCGGTGGGGGAGATCTGTCCGCAATCCCGGCGACCCGGCGATTCTTCTCCGGCGGTGGCGGTTCGGTGCGAGGCTATTCCTTCCAGGAAATCACGCCCTACAATGCCGCGGACGAGGGCACCGGCGGTCGCTCTTATCTGACGGCAAATCTGGAAGCCCGCATCAATGTGACGGACACGATCGGAATCGTGCCCTTTCTCGACATTGGCACCGTGACGGACAACACTGTGCCCGATTTCTCTGACATCAAGATGGGCGCAGGCGTCGGGCTGCGCTACATGACACCATTCGGCCCCTTGCGGCTGGATGTGGCAGTGCCGCTGGATGCTTACGACGGTGGCAGCCGTTATGCCATCTATGCCGGCATCGGTCAGAGTTTCTGACCGAGCAAGACAGGACAATTGAAAACATGATCTGGTTGAAGCGCATCCTCACCTGGACGCTCCGTCTCCTGGGCGGTCTTGTGGCCGTATCGATTGCGCTTTTTGTCGTGGTGATCCTGGTCGGCGGCTTTTCGCGCACCGGCAGCCAGTTCCTCGCCGACCGGATTGCCGCACTTGTCTCCACCGACAATCGCCAGATCACCTTGAGCGGAACCGGGCCCTTGCTCAGCAGCGAGTTCTTCGTGGAACGCATCACGGTCTCCGACGCCCAGGGGGTCTATGCCTCGATCGAGGATCTCGCACTCGACTGGACGCCGCGGGATCTGATCCGCAAACGCTTCACGGCCGAGCGCATATCCGCGCGTCAGGTGACGGTCAGCCGCCCGCCTCTGCAGTCTACGGAACCGGAGCCGGAAACGGACGAACCTTTCTCGCTCCCGGTCGAAATCGACATTGCCACCATCAACCTGCCCTCGATCAATATCGGCGCTGCACTCGCGGAGCGCGACTTCGCGCTATCGGCCCAGGGGTCGCTACAGATTGTCGGCGACACGATCGGCAGCCGGTTGACCGCGACCCGTCTGGATGAGCCGGGCAACAATGCTGTCATCGACCTGCTCTACGCGCCGAACGACAACCAGCTGCGCGTCAATCTGGACTACCAGGAACCGGCCGCCGGCCTGCTCGGCCAGCAGTTGCAACTGCCCGGTCAGCCGCCACTCGCGATCGAGATCGATGGCGACGGCCCGCTCGACAACTGGGCGGGCGAGGTCACCGCATCGCTGGACGGTGAACGAACCATCACGATCGACGCCACCCATCAGCTCGAGGCGAATGGGACCCGAACCGTAACGGCGGCGGGCGGTGGCTTCTTTTCTCGCCTGATGCCACCGGCACTGCGCGACATCTTTGCCGGCGAAACCGCGATCGATGTGGCAGCGGCACTGGGGGCGGATGGATCGGTCGTGATCGAAAAAGGTCGCTTCGAAACAGCCTCTGCCGAAGTGGTGGCGGCTGGACGCTATGATCCGAATGGCGACAACGACATTCGTCTCATGGCGCGGGCAACGGGCGAGCCCGTTAGCATCACCGCGGAATCGGCCGAGTTTACCGGCGGCTTGAAGCTGAGGAGCCTCGACCTCGCCTTGAGCGGCGAGGCCCCGGCTACCGCACTGTCACTGCACGCCGATCTGGCTGAGCTGACCGTTCCGCAGGGCACACTGTCGAACGTCATGCTGGACGCAGACAGTGAAAGTTTCGACATCGCCAACCGTGAGGGCCCTGTCAACATCAGCATGTCCGTGCAGGGCACGGATATCCGCGACGCCGAGATCCGACCTTATATCCGCGGACCGCTGGCGCTGACCGCCCCCCTCACCCTTTCAAGCGAGGCGATCACCTTCGACGAACTGGCCTTCGACAGCGATGGCCTCGACCTGCAGGGCTCCGGACGCTACGCACTCGACACGAACGGCTTTTCGGGCCGTCTCGCGGTACAAGCTGCACCGGATCTCTTGCCGCCCGCCCTGGCTGATCGTCTGCAGGGACCGGTAGACCTGTCCGCCCGCGTTGATTTCGTCGCGCCACGCGCCGTCGCCCTCAGGGAGATCGTGCTGTCCACCGATATCGCCCAGGCGGAAGGATCGCTGTCTATTGACCAGGACGGCATTCTGGCCACCGATTTGACCGGCCAGCTTCGCGATATCGGACTTTTTGTCGAGCGGATTCGGGCACCCGCGTCCTTCAACCTCTCGGCCTCCGGTCCCCTGGACGCCGTGGAGGCGACCGTCAATCTCGCAGTCGAGCAGGGTGAAGCAGCGGGCTATCGGATCGAGGATCTCGCGCTCCAGCTCGAAGGCGTGGCCAACCGGGTTGCGCCGAGCGGAAATCTGACGGTCACCGGCCAGATCGACGGCAAACCGCTTGAGGCCAAGGCACGGGTCGTGAGCACGGACGGGCAGACGAAGGTCGATGCTCTCGACCTCGCAATCGGACCAAACCGCCTGACAGGCGCACTCGATCTCGGGCAGGATCTGCTGCCAAGCGGCGATGTGTCATTCGACTTCCCCGACATCAGCCTGCTTGCCGCACTCGCCGGCCAGAACGTGGGCGGAGACCTCAAGGGAGAGGTCGCGATCCGATCCCAGAAAGGGCAGATCGCAGCCGAT
This DNA window, taken from Peteryoungia algae, encodes the following:
- a CDS encoding translocation/assembly module TamB domain-containing protein, whose translation is MIWLKRILTWTLRLLGGLVAVSIALFVVVILVGGFSRTGSQFLADRIAALVSTDNRQITLSGTGPLLSSEFFVERITVSDAQGVYASIEDLALDWTPRDLIRKRFTAERISARQVTVSRPPLQSTEPEPETDEPFSLPVEIDIATINLPSINIGAALAERDFALSAQGSLQIVGDTIGSRLTATRLDEPGNNAVIDLLYAPNDNQLRVNLDYQEPAAGLLGQQLQLPGQPPLAIEIDGDGPLDNWAGEVTASLDGERTITIDATHQLEANGTRTVTAAGGGFFSRLMPPALRDIFAGETAIDVAAALGADGSVVIEKGRFETASAEVVAAGRYDPNGDNDIRLMARATGEPVSITAESAEFTGGLKLRSLDLALSGEAPATALSLHADLAELTVPQGTLSNVMLDADSESFDIANREGPVNISMSVQGTDIRDAEIRPYIRGPLALTAPLTLSSEAITFDELAFDSDGLDLQGSGRYALDTNGFSGRLAVQAAPDLLPPALADRLQGPVDLSARVDFVAPRAVALREIVLSTDIAQAEGSLSIDQDGILATDLTGQLRDIGLFVERIRAPASFNLSASGPLDAVEATVNLAVEQGEAAGYRIEDLALQLEGVANRVAPSGNLTVTGQIDGKPLEAKARVVSTDGQTKVDALDLAIGPNRLTGALDLGQDLLPSGDVSFDFPDISLLAALAGQNVGGDLKGEVAIRSQKGQIAADIEATGTTITQGDLVIAEPRIDLTVTDMAALAAKGTISADGVASGANRLDSLALEFTRSGSDTDFDLSGRYDNAPVVLRGALSQGGEELLVAVEELRAAPRGIALALASPTSIRIVDGAVSIAETVITAGSGRLALSGTIGDTLDLSVDIRALPASLAAALAPEIAPEGTISGTVEVGGVPSAPVADYRLDWQGAAIAQTRGAGLVPFGITANGRFENQSLTLDSRINGGGIGLTAGGNVSLQNGPGLDIRIQGDVPLSAANGQLGAQGFVAEGNATVNLTIGGTGSAPSITGTVSTSGARVIDVRRNLAIEQIATTVNLTGTRAEIGSLTGNLAAGGRVSARGFIDITAPGLPADLTIDLDQAVYVDGTTVASTADGQLTLTGQLLNGPRLAGSINLSRTSITLSESQPASLRELDIVHLHAPPAILRQQGEQNPAEGRSSSAPIVLDLTISSPTQTFVRGRGIDAELGGTIRLTGTAAAPAVSGAFDLRRGRMQILTKRLDITRATITFGGDLVPLLDLEATTTSGDATIVILLTGLASNPQVSFSSTPSLPQDEILAQLIFGQSLSRLSPLQIAQLADAAAQLAGGSGSSLFQSLRSTLGVDDLDISTDETGGTSISAGKYLNDRTYIELEQSGSGGAKAVINLDIGRGVKLKGEAGGAGAGGGIFYENEY
- a CDS encoding (2Fe-2S)-binding protein, whose product is MAKVTLTVNGRTVSGECEDRTLLVHFIRDKLGLTGTHVGCDTTQCGTCVVHMDGKSIKSCSILAVQASGSSITTIEGISSGGELHPVQAAFKEHHGLQCGFCTPGMVMTALDMICRHNGALDEATVRQELEGNICRCTGYHNIVKAVLSANEAMTAGRQAAE
- a CDS encoding autotransporter assembly complex protein TamA, giving the protein MGVWGILPKFSHAFRLGLALTVAITSSIGITAQAQAFEIFGIRLFGEAEVDRDIIDPVDYAITLDTGDADRALRKSLERTSLLVADEEQPVSGDLGLVIKARDDRDRLIATLYENALYGGVVTVTIDGRDIDSLPPNPTFDRSRPVPVSIAIQPGQPFTLGEVKLEGDAARLDPAEFDLVRGQKAGSLTILKAADAIALQLKEEGRPLTEVTRRDVIADHKTQTVDLTIAVEAGPVAPLGAVTVKGARAVDSNFIAYYSRLRPGQTYSPEQLRKAGERLRTLGVFSSVTVNEAEGLEADGSLPVGIVVSEGKHRYFGIGASYSSVDGGGIEGYWGHRNLFGQAESIRIEGAVRGLGELENISDVSSLDYTAGITFIKPGAFVPSGTLEASIKGSTLETDYYDAATITGKVSYAYELTDVDTVSAGVSLAYDSIDDAFGDGNEYLTFGVPIGYVRDTRDNRLNATEGYYGTATLTPSYDFFGQTFFTSFEGSISAYLGFGEEDRFVLAGRLSGGTLVGGGDLSAIPATRRFFSGGGGSVRGYSFQEITPYNAADEGTGGRSYLTANLEARINVTDTIGIVPFLDIGTVTDNTVPDFSDIKMGAGVGLRYMTPFGPLRLDVAVPLDAYDGGSRYAIYAGIGQSF
- a CDS encoding FAD binding domain-containing protein, with amino-acid sequence MHLYSTSYHRASTVEDAGRLLSGAEDGKFIAGGQTLIAALKQRLAQPSDLVDLRHIETLKGIKVEGRRVTIGAAVTHAEVASSAEIRAVCPAISNLAAMIGDPHVRHLGTIGGSVANDDPAADYPSAVLGLGATVVTSRREIAADDFFVSLFETALAEDEIITAVRFDAPERAGYAKFANPASRYAMTGVFVSKGPGGVRVAVTGAGSTGVFRHAGLEAALSANWSPDAAAAVDIDSSELMSDLHCTAEYRANLVRVMAKRAVQSS
- a CDS encoding glycine zipper domain-containing protein, translating into MKKALVLMLVGLSVAGCTQTERGAGIGAASGAIIGGIATGNVRGAAVGAAIGGVAGAVIGRVSEQPGQCYYRDRYGNRYIDACPRSY
- a CDS encoding xanthine dehydrogenase family protein molybdopterin-binding subunit, whose product is MGVEGIGARVARKEDKRFLTGKGRYTDDMVVPGMKYAYFVRSPYAHARIKSIDVSAAKAMPGVIDVLDGKQLLADGIGNLICGWMVHSKDGSPMKMGAWRPLAHDIVRYVGDAVAIVVADSFGEARDASEAVMVEYEELPVVTGAIDALKSGAPQIHPEAPGNLIFDWEIGDSALADAAIARAAHVTEIEILNNRLSPNPMEPRATLGIYDTAEDHYTCYTTSQNPHVARLVMSAFYNVAPENKLRVIAPDVGGGFGSKIYIYPEEIVCLWASKKTGVPVKWTSDRTEAFLTDAHGRDHVSKVKMAFDKDNNIIGLKVDTVANLGAYMSLFSSSVPTYLYATLLSGQYAIPAIHANVRTVYTNTVPVDAYRGAGRPEATYLLERTVETAARELGVSPADLRRQNFVRTFPYQTPVIMCYDAGDYDASLDAAMGAADWNGFAGRKAEAARRGKLRGIGMSCYIEACGIAPSAAVGSLGAGVGLWESAEVRVNAVGTVEVLTGSHSHGQGHETTFAQLVTERFGLPIDNVSIVHGDTDKVQMGMGTYGSRSGAVGMSAIVKALDKVEAKAKKIAAHLMEADESDIVIENGELKVAGTDKTLPWFQVALAAYTAHNLPSGMEPGLKEGAFYDPSNFTFPAGCYIAEVEVDPETGKTEIIQFVAADDFGNIINPMIVEGQVHGGIAQGIGQALLEAVHYDPQTGQLLTASYMDYAMPRADDLPSFNVSHQNTPCPGNPLGIKGCGEAGAIGSPPALINAITDAIGNNNLNMPATPLAVWSALQANATRQAAE